A section of the Corynebacterium auris genome encodes:
- the pheS gene encoding phenylalanine--tRNA ligase subunit alpha has protein sequence MSETPNIELTEQSLNEAAEAAIAAFAAAEDLPALEEAHRAHLGEQAYLPQARRRLGSLPKEQRKDAGRLVNMARGRVEKEYAEVHAVREAEYRKAQLAAETVDVTLPSTRGQVGAMHPITTLSENIADIFVGMGWEVAEGPEVEAEYFNFDALNFIPDHPARTLQDTFYVGGENSKQVLRTHTSPVQVRTMLEREVPIYIACPGRVFRTDELDATHTPVFHQIEGLAVDKGLTMAHLRGTLDHLAKVLFGPETKTRMRTNYFPFTEPSAEVDVWFPNKKGGAGWIEWGGCGMVNPNVLRAVGIDPEVYSGFAFGMGLERTLQFRNGLTDMRDMVEGDVRFTIPFGVQA, from the coding sequence GTGTCCGAGACCCCCAATATCGAACTGACAGAGCAGTCGCTCAACGAGGCCGCCGAGGCGGCAATCGCGGCTTTTGCCGCTGCCGAGGACCTGCCGGCGCTGGAGGAGGCCCACAGGGCGCACCTGGGGGAGCAGGCGTACTTGCCGCAGGCGAGGCGCCGCCTCGGCTCTCTGCCGAAGGAGCAGCGCAAGGACGCGGGCCGCCTGGTGAACATGGCCCGTGGCCGGGTGGAAAAGGAGTACGCCGAGGTGCACGCCGTGCGCGAGGCCGAATACAGGAAGGCCCAGCTCGCCGCGGAGACCGTGGACGTGACTCTGCCGTCGACACGCGGCCAGGTGGGGGCGATGCACCCGATTACCACCCTGAGCGAGAACATCGCGGACATCTTCGTCGGCATGGGCTGGGAGGTCGCGGAAGGCCCTGAAGTAGAGGCGGAGTACTTCAATTTCGACGCGCTCAACTTCATCCCGGACCACCCCGCGCGCACGCTGCAGGACACGTTCTACGTCGGCGGCGAAAACTCCAAGCAGGTGTTGCGCACCCACACCTCGCCGGTGCAGGTGCGCACGATGCTCGAGCGTGAGGTGCCCATCTACATCGCTTGCCCGGGCCGCGTGTTTCGCACCGACGAGCTCGATGCCACCCACACCCCGGTCTTCCACCAGATCGAGGGACTGGCCGTGGACAAGGGCCTGACCATGGCGCACCTGCGCGGCACCCTCGACCACCTGGCTAAGGTGCTGTTCGGCCCGGAGACGAAAACGCGCATGCGCACCAACTACTTCCCCTTCACCGAGCCCTCCGCTGAGGTGGATGTGTGGTTCCCCAACAAAAAGGGCGGCGCCGGCTGGATCGAGTGGGGTGGCTGCGGGATGGTCAACCCTAACGTGTTGCGGGCAGTGGGCATTGACCCCGAGGTCTACAGCGGCTTCGCTTTCGGGATGGGCCTGGAGCGAACTCTCCAGTTCCGCAACGGGCTGACCGACATGCGCGACATGGTCGAGGGAGACGTCCGATTCACTATCCCGTTCGGCGTTCAGGCCTAG